In Fimbriiglobus ruber, a genomic segment contains:
- a CDS encoding HEPN domain-containing protein, whose amino-acid sequence MTRLEWQQLAERWLGDAKCLLDDHRWSAAYYLAGYAVECGLKACVLVRVAAVPEVIFGDKKFSEKCWTHSILDLVKMADLEGARAADAVANAALGKNWLVVKDWSEKARYNTASHQKAKKLYDAITDHANGVMQWIRVHW is encoded by the coding sequence GTGACCCGGCTTGAGTGGCAGCAGCTGGCCGAGCGTTGGCTGGGGGACGCGAAATGCCTACTCGACGACCACCGATGGTCGGCCGCCTACTATCTCGCCGGGTATGCCGTTGAGTGCGGCCTTAAGGCCTGTGTTTTGGTGCGCGTTGCCGCCGTACCGGAGGTCATTTTCGGAGACAAGAAGTTCTCGGAGAAGTGTTGGACGCATAGCATCCTGGATCTGGTGAAAATGGCCGATCTGGAGGGTGCGCGGGCGGCCGACGCGGTCGCAAACGCAGCCTTGGGGAAGAACTGGCTGGTCGTGAAAGATTGGAGCGAGAAGGCCCGCTACAATACGGCATCGCACCAGAAGGCCAAAAAGCTCTACGACGCGATCACGGATCATGCGAACGGGGTGATGCAATGGATCAGGGTCCACTGGTAA
- a CDS encoding FG-GAP repeat domain-containing protein produces MVRRSSLTVRPAHFNIPARITLRAENLETRDALSVTAPATGSADLGNPVVTYPGDPSTVTVVPPASTTPATVTSPSVTDEPLVAQPRERFAVSTGPGSLTQVNVYDSATNALIGIINPFGPGYTGGAQVATADVTGDGVQDIIVAAGPGSEPWVEVYDGVTLKEIKSFLAYEPTFTGGVGIAAGDVTGDGRADIVTAAGTGGGPRINVYSGAALFPDGAASGPASPSPTESFFAYDPNFRGGANVAVADVNGDGFDDIVTGAGPGGGPHVEVFSGKDLGLITSFFAYDPSFTGGVSVAAGDLNGDGRVEIVTSPESNGAAEIRVFNLDTAVSTFYAFDSSERTGARVAVKDLNGDGDFDLIVSSGPGAAPEVKVLSATGTQIRDFPAMPPDYTDGLFVG; encoded by the coding sequence ATGGTCCGCCGTTCCTCTCTGACCGTTCGCCCCGCCCATTTTAACATCCCGGCCCGGATTACCCTCCGGGCCGAAAACCTAGAAACTCGCGACGCCCTCTCGGTCACCGCCCCGGCGACCGGCAGCGCGGACCTCGGCAACCCCGTCGTGACCTACCCGGGCGACCCGTCGACCGTGACCGTGGTCCCGCCGGCTTCGACCACGCCCGCGACCGTCACCAGCCCGAGCGTGACGGACGAACCGCTCGTCGCCCAACCTCGGGAGCGGTTCGCGGTCTCGACCGGCCCCGGTTCGCTGACCCAGGTGAACGTGTACGACTCGGCGACGAACGCCCTGATCGGCATCATCAACCCGTTCGGCCCCGGCTACACCGGCGGCGCCCAGGTCGCCACTGCGGACGTGACGGGCGACGGGGTTCAAGACATCATCGTGGCGGCCGGCCCGGGCTCGGAGCCGTGGGTCGAGGTCTACGACGGCGTCACGCTGAAAGAAATCAAGTCGTTCCTCGCGTACGAGCCGACGTTCACCGGCGGCGTCGGCATCGCGGCCGGGGACGTGACCGGCGACGGTCGGGCGGACATCGTGACCGCCGCCGGGACGGGCGGCGGGCCGCGGATCAACGTGTACAGCGGGGCCGCCCTGTTCCCCGACGGGGCCGCGTCCGGCCCGGCTTCGCCCTCGCCGACCGAGTCGTTCTTCGCCTACGACCCGAACTTCCGCGGCGGGGCCAACGTGGCCGTCGCGGACGTGAACGGGGACGGGTTCGACGACATCGTGACCGGGGCCGGCCCGGGCGGCGGGCCGCACGTCGAGGTGTTCAGCGGCAAAGATCTCGGCCTGATCACCAGCTTCTTCGCCTACGACCCGTCGTTCACCGGCGGGGTCAGCGTGGCCGCCGGCGACCTGAACGGGGACGGGCGCGTCGAGATCGTCACGTCGCCCGAGAGCAACGGGGCGGCCGAGATCCGCGTCTTCAACCTCGACACGGCGGTTTCCACCTTCTACGCCTTCGACAGCTCCGAGCGGACCGGGGCACGGGTCGCCGTGAAGGACTTGAACGGCGACGGCGACTTCGACCTGATCGTGTCGTCCGGCCCGGGGGCCGCGCCGGAGGTCAAAGTGCTGTCGGCGACGGGCACGCAAATTCGCGACTTCCCGGCCATGCCGCCGGACTACACCGACGGGTTGTTCGTGGGGTAA
- a CDS encoding glycosyltransferase family 39 protein produces the protein MRRVPGRPVYWIYAFVAVGLALRAFHYLRCPSLWHDEAALIINVLGLSFREMLGPLLRDEAAPPLFLWIERAVVLTFGDGEYALRLVPFLAGCLSMVLFASLARRTLGPLAVVLAVGLFAVADRLLWHASEAKPYSIDVLIAVAAAWWYVRTEGWPLWKRCVPAAVVAPFAIWVAFPTCFIAGGLLLGLLPAAVRSGWGGRLAYVGLAAAVFVPFVALAIGPAAAQRTADMDSCWTTLFPDYSRPWFVPVWTVAALCEVARYCFLPAGQVMILFAFFGGRAMWRRGERDRLRVIVLAVPLFLAFVAAFLHKYPVGGSRLEIFSAPMFCILGAEGARWGIPALAKRSRLLAVVAIVLLLCPFVQTAYRTVWLEHRAACDEAAAVVLAHRETADAILINHWEYEYYFRALPPGAWRTWNGTFTADDTAAPRIWVVHTSVPAVPAFPFPLPDGWRVRETWAVRHTKVFLLDRGE, from the coding sequence ATGCGGCGTGTACCGGGGCGGCCGGTTTACTGGATTTATGCGTTCGTCGCCGTCGGGCTCGCGCTGCGCGCCTTCCACTACTTACGCTGCCCGTCGCTCTGGCACGACGAAGCCGCGCTCATCATCAACGTCCTCGGGCTGTCGTTCCGCGAAATGCTCGGCCCGCTGCTCCGCGACGAGGCCGCACCGCCACTGTTCCTCTGGATCGAGCGGGCCGTCGTTCTCACGTTCGGCGACGGGGAGTACGCACTCCGGCTGGTCCCGTTTCTGGCCGGCTGCCTGTCGATGGTGCTGTTCGCCAGCTTGGCGCGGCGAACGCTGGGGCCGCTCGCGGTGGTACTCGCGGTCGGCCTGTTCGCGGTCGCAGACCGATTGCTCTGGCACGCGAGTGAAGCAAAGCCGTACTCGATTGACGTTCTGATCGCCGTGGCGGCCGCGTGGTGGTACGTCCGCACCGAAGGTTGGCCGCTATGGAAGCGGTGCGTTCCCGCGGCAGTTGTCGCCCCGTTCGCCATCTGGGTCGCGTTCCCGACCTGCTTCATCGCGGGCGGCTTGCTCCTTGGGCTTTTGCCCGCGGCAGTCCGCAGCGGTTGGGGCGGGCGGCTCGCTTACGTTGGGCTCGCGGCGGCGGTCTTCGTACCGTTCGTCGCCCTCGCCATCGGCCCGGCCGCGGCCCAGCGGACGGCCGACATGGATTCGTGCTGGACGACTCTTTTCCCGGACTACAGCCGTCCGTGGTTCGTGCCGGTCTGGACGGTCGCGGCTCTCTGCGAGGTCGCGCGGTACTGCTTCCTGCCGGCCGGGCAGGTGATGATTCTGTTCGCGTTCTTTGGCGGCCGGGCCATGTGGCGGCGGGGCGAACGTGACCGCTTGCGGGTGATCGTCCTGGCCGTCCCGTTGTTTCTGGCGTTCGTCGCCGCGTTCTTGCACAAATACCCGGTCGGCGGCTCGCGGCTCGAAATCTTTTCCGCGCCGATGTTCTGCATCCTGGGAGCCGAAGGAGCGCGATGGGGTATTCCCGCTCTCGCCAAACGGTCGCGGTTGCTCGCGGTCGTGGCGATCGTCCTCTTGCTGTGCCCGTTCGTCCAAACCGCGTACCGGACCGTGTGGCTCGAACACCGGGCCGCATGCGACGAGGCGGCGGCCGTCGTCCTTGCCCACCGGGAAACCGCGGACGCGATTCTGATTAACCACTGGGAATACGAATATTATTTCCGCGCCCTGCCGCCCGGTGCGTGGCGGACGTGGAACGGGACGTTTACGGCGGACGATACCGCGGCCCCGAGGATTTGGGTCGTACACACTAGCGTTCCCGCCGTGCCGGCCTTCCCGTTCCCGCTGCCCGACGGCTGGCGCGTTCGCGAGACGTGGGCCGTCCGCCATACGAAGGTGTTTCTTCTCGATCGAGGCGAATGA
- a CDS encoding TatD family hydrolase has translation MNFIDPHIHMISRTTDDYQRMAYSQCAAVSEPAFWAGFDRGTAAGFHDYFRQLTDYEPKRAALFHIRHYCWLCINAKEAENVSLSREVIAMIPEFLKKPNVLGIGEIGLNKNTRNEATIFQEHLDLAVKTNELILIHTPHLEDKYKGTRMIVDMLKNDRRVNPARVCVDHVEEHTVRLALDNGFWCGMTLYPTTKCTPARAADIIEMVGTDRIMANSAGDWGVSDPLAIPQLIQELKRRGHPESTIKKIVYDNPLAFWRQANNWVEWPTETAAAGKSLAGSKS, from the coding sequence GTGAATTTCATCGACCCGCACATCCACATGATCTCGCGGACCACGGACGACTACCAGCGCATGGCGTATTCGCAGTGCGCCGCGGTCAGCGAGCCGGCGTTCTGGGCCGGGTTCGACCGGGGGACGGCCGCCGGGTTTCACGACTACTTCCGCCAGCTGACGGACTACGAGCCCAAGCGGGCCGCGCTGTTCCACATCCGGCACTACTGCTGGCTCTGCATCAACGCCAAGGAAGCGGAAAACGTCTCGCTGTCGCGCGAAGTTATCGCCATGATCCCCGAATTCCTCAAGAAGCCGAACGTCCTCGGCATCGGCGAGATCGGGCTGAACAAGAACACGCGCAACGAGGCAACGATCTTCCAGGAACACCTCGACCTCGCCGTCAAGACGAACGAGCTCATCCTCATCCACACGCCGCACCTGGAAGACAAGTACAAGGGTACGCGGATGATCGTGGACATGCTCAAGAACGACCGCCGTGTGAACCCCGCCCGCGTCTGCGTCGACCACGTCGAGGAGCACACCGTCCGGCTCGCGCTCGATAACGGCTTCTGGTGTGGGATGACCCTCTACCCTACGACCAAGTGTACGCCGGCTCGCGCGGCCGACATCATCGAGATGGTCGGCACCGACCGCATCATGGCCAACTCGGCCGGCGACTGGGGCGTCTCCGACCCGCTCGCCATCCCCCAGCTCATCCAGGAGCTGAAACGCCGCGGCCACCCGGAATCGACTATCAAGAAGATCGTGTACGACAACCCGCTCGCGTTCTGGCGGCAGGCCAACAACTGGGTCGAATGGCCCACGGAAACGGCCGCAGCCGGGAAGTCTTTGGCCGGTAGCAAGAGCTAA
- a CDS encoding methyltransferase domain-containing protein, with the protein MPLLSSLRDRNRQPEVMDQPDLDPDAHKDALRGLARINRWSRSAEILWPAIASLARANPDRTVRVLDVATGSGDVPIRLAGWATRAGICNLAFAGCDVSETALAIARTAAVQAGNAVEFFRHDAVADALPAGFDAVTCSLFLHHLDQADAETLLGRLRKAAARLVLVNDLVRSRAGFVMVWLASRALTRSPVVHVDGPLSVRAALTIPEARELATRAGMAGAVIESRWPCRFLLTWGPS; encoded by the coding sequence ATGCCGCTCCTTTCGTCCCTGCGCGACCGGAACCGCCAGCCCGAAGTTATGGACCAGCCGGATCTCGATCCGGATGCACATAAAGACGCGCTTCGTGGCCTTGCCCGCATCAATCGTTGGAGCCGCAGCGCCGAAATCCTCTGGCCCGCCATCGCGTCCCTGGCCCGTGCGAACCCGGACCGGACGGTTCGCGTGTTGGACGTGGCAACCGGCTCGGGCGACGTTCCGATCCGCCTGGCCGGGTGGGCCACCCGGGCGGGTATTTGCAATCTCGCGTTCGCCGGTTGCGACGTGAGTGAGACGGCATTAGCCATCGCGCGGACTGCCGCCGTGCAGGCTGGGAATGCTGTCGAATTCTTTCGACATGATGCCGTCGCGGACGCACTCCCCGCGGGATTTGACGCCGTCACGTGTTCGCTGTTCCTTCATCACCTGGACCAGGCCGACGCGGAAACGCTCCTCGGGCGCCTGCGAAAAGCGGCCGCCCGGCTCGTGCTGGTCAACGATCTTGTTCGTTCACGGGCCGGATTCGTGATGGTGTGGCTGGCGAGTCGGGCGTTGACGCGGTCGCCGGTGGTTCACGTCGACGGCCCGCTTTCGGTGCGAGCCGCGCTGACGATCCCGGAAGCCCGCGAACTGGCGACCCGCGCCGGTATGGCCGGCGCGGTGATTGAATCCCGGTGGCCCTGCCGGTTCTTATTGACGTGGGGGCCGTCGTGA
- a CDS encoding NAD(P)/FAD-dependent oxidoreductase produces MNLAATTTVKDAAVRVWGVVVVGAGPAGAVAAREFVRRGVATLLVDKATFPRWKVCGCCLNQSALHTLARLELGHVAVGCGAVPLSRVQLAAGGRRAGVRLPGGVAISREAFDAALVREAIAKGAEYLPGTSARLGPVENDFRSVDLTAGEENARIRTKVVIAADGLNGQFTASAGNRATIDPASRIGAGAIADAAPAFYEPGTIYMAVGRGGYVGLVRVEGGKLDVAAAFDPVFVRAAGGLGAAGAEIVAVAGLPVIPGLAGLAWRGTPALTRTARDVAGERWFAVGDAAGYVEPFTGEGMAWAVASAAAVAPVAARGVVEWTDALAGEWDATHARLVRSRQTVCRVVARVLRSPRLSGWAVRALSVAPVLSRPVVRLLNQPARIPIRVPGAVS; encoded by the coding sequence GTGAACCTCGCCGCGACGACCACTGTGAAAGACGCGGCCGTTCGGGTCTGGGGCGTGGTGGTGGTTGGCGCCGGCCCGGCCGGGGCGGTCGCGGCGCGGGAATTCGTTCGACGGGGCGTGGCTACGTTGCTCGTCGATAAGGCGACGTTCCCGCGCTGGAAGGTGTGCGGCTGCTGTTTAAATCAGTCGGCGCTGCACACGCTGGCCCGGCTGGAGTTGGGACACGTCGCGGTAGGATGTGGGGCCGTGCCGTTGTCGCGGGTTCAACTCGCCGCGGGCGGACGACGGGCAGGTGTCCGGTTGCCTGGAGGTGTCGCGATTTCGCGCGAAGCGTTTGACGCGGCCCTCGTTCGTGAAGCGATTGCAAAGGGCGCAGAGTATTTGCCGGGAACGAGCGCCCGCCTGGGGCCGGTCGAAAACGATTTCCGATCAGTCGACCTGACTGCGGGCGAAGAGAACGCTCGTATCAGGACGAAAGTCGTGATCGCCGCGGACGGACTCAACGGGCAATTTACCGCGAGCGCGGGGAACCGTGCGACCATCGACCCGGCGTCGCGGATCGGAGCCGGAGCCATCGCGGATGCCGCGCCCGCTTTCTACGAGCCGGGGACGATTTACATGGCCGTCGGGCGGGGCGGATACGTCGGGCTGGTGCGGGTCGAGGGTGGGAAACTGGACGTGGCGGCTGCGTTCGACCCGGTCTTTGTCCGGGCCGCCGGAGGACTGGGAGCCGCAGGTGCGGAGATTGTCGCAGTGGCCGGATTGCCGGTCATTCCCGGGCTCGCAGGGCTAGCATGGCGCGGGACGCCCGCGCTCACGCGGACGGCGCGGGACGTGGCCGGCGAGCGGTGGTTCGCGGTCGGCGACGCGGCCGGGTACGTGGAGCCGTTCACCGGGGAAGGGATGGCGTGGGCGGTCGCCTCGGCTGCCGCCGTTGCTCCAGTCGCCGCGCGTGGGGTGGTTGAGTGGACCGACGCACTTGCCGGTGAATGGGACGCGACGCATGCCCGGTTGGTGCGGTCTCGCCAGACGGTCTGCCGGGTGGTGGCACGGGTTTTGCGGTCGCCTCGCCTGTCGGGTTGGGCTGTCCGCGCGTTATCCGTCGCGCCCGTGCTGTCCCGTCCGGTCGTCAGGTTGCTGAACCAGCCCGCCCGAATTCCGATCCGCGTTCCGGGAGCCGTTTCATGA
- a CDS encoding DUF4240 domain-containing protein: MTQDEFWQHIRATRRLDSEEQAERLANRLAKLPVAEILAFGRWWHLMHVKSRTWKLWGAAYLINGGCSDDGFEYFRSWLILQGRKVFEAAMKDPETLRAVLKGDAEVEADCEPAYDAYCTATGNEDFVDALRAAYPKLPDYAALKKGWDFDDEEQMRKRYPKLFAAYLADD, from the coding sequence ATGACCCAGGACGAGTTCTGGCAGCACATTCGGGCCACCCGCCGGCTCGACTCCGAGGAGCAGGCTGAACGGCTCGCGAACCGACTCGCGAAACTGCCGGTGGCGGAAATCCTCGCGTTCGGCCGCTGGTGGCACCTCATGCACGTCAAATCGCGGACGTGGAAACTCTGGGGCGCCGCGTACCTCATTAACGGCGGCTGCTCGGACGACGGCTTCGAATACTTCCGCTCCTGGCTCATCCTGCAAGGCCGGAAAGTCTTCGAGGCGGCCATGAAAGACCCCGAAACGCTCCGCGCGGTGCTGAAGGGCGACGCCGAGGTCGAAGCGGACTGCGAGCCGGCTTACGATGCCTACTGTACCGCAACGGGGAACGAAGATTTCGTCGACGCCCTCCGCGCGGCGTACCCGAAATTGCCGGATTACGCCGCCCTGAAAAAAGGGTGGGACTTCGACGACGAAGAACAGATGCGGAAGCGTTACCCGAAACTCTTCGCCGCTTACCTGGCCGACGACTGA
- the tsaD gene encoding tRNA (adenosine(37)-N6)-threonylcarbamoyltransferase complex transferase subunit TsaD: MYFLGIETSCDETAAAVFTDDLTVLSNVVASQTDLHSRFGGVVPEIAARAHLRNLLPVIDEALVRANVRLADIGCVAVHNTPGLVGALLVGVSGAKMLALSLGVPLIGVNHVAGHIFACRLAAGRDIFPCVGLVVSGGHTALFRNTDPVTMDFLGGTRDDAAGEAFDKVGAILGLGFPGGPAVEREAKTGNPKAFAFPRSFLDDARLEFSFSGLKTAVLYACHGQDVSRATPPPAGQKRADLAASFQEAVVDVLAGKCKHAMRQTGLKRLAVGGGVSANTRLRERLAAMCAKEGAELFIPPMSLCTDNAAMAALAVEKWRRGEFAPPDLDAEPSFL; encoded by the coding sequence GTGTACTTCCTCGGCATCGAAACTTCCTGCGACGAAACCGCGGCCGCCGTCTTCACGGACGACCTGACCGTGTTGTCGAACGTGGTCGCCTCGCAGACCGACCTCCACTCCCGGTTCGGCGGCGTGGTCCCCGAGATCGCGGCCCGCGCGCACCTGCGGAACCTGCTGCCGGTCATTGACGAAGCCCTGGTCCGGGCGAACGTGAGACTCGCGGACATCGGCTGCGTGGCCGTCCACAACACGCCGGGCTTGGTCGGAGCACTCCTGGTCGGGGTGAGTGGGGCGAAGATGCTGGCGCTGTCGCTCGGCGTTCCGCTCATCGGCGTGAACCACGTCGCCGGGCACATCTTCGCCTGCCGGTTGGCCGCCGGTCGGGACATCTTCCCGTGCGTCGGTTTAGTGGTAAGCGGCGGACACACCGCACTATTCCGCAATACGGACCCGGTCACGATGGACTTCCTCGGCGGCACGCGGGACGACGCGGCCGGGGAGGCGTTCGACAAGGTGGGCGCGATCCTGGGACTCGGATTCCCGGGCGGCCCGGCGGTCGAGCGCGAAGCCAAGACGGGGAACCCGAAAGCCTTCGCGTTCCCCCGCTCGTTCCTCGACGACGCGCGGCTGGAGTTCAGTTTCAGCGGGTTGAAAACGGCGGTGCTATACGCCTGCCACGGGCAGGACGTGAGTCGGGCCACGCCGCCGCCCGCGGGGCAAAAGCGAGCTGACCTGGCGGCGAGCTTTCAGGAAGCCGTGGTGGATGTGCTGGCCGGCAAGTGCAAGCACGCCATGCGGCAAACGGGCCTCAAGCGACTCGCGGTGGGCGGCGGCGTGTCGGCTAACACGCGGCTACGTGAGCGATTGGCCGCGATGTGTGCGAAGGAAGGGGCCGAGTTGTTCATCCCGCCGATGAGCTTGTGTACCGACAACGCGGCGATGGCCGCCCTGGCGGTCGAGAAATGGCGGCGCGGCGAGTTCGCCCCGCCCGATTTAGACGCGGAGCCGAGCTTTCTGTGA
- the trmB gene encoding tRNA (guanine(46)-N(7))-methyltransferase TrmB, translating into MFVLRGVTGRTGGHDHGTLVGGDSQTGVGFTGGFPEIMSHLPRRTEREFGVPFPGEILPADQWAQTALKKMPDGRLNWAELFGRTAPVVLDLGCGNGRFLIGSAVARKTHDHFGTDVLPVVIRYARKRGNQRGLANMRFAVLGAHELLERYVEPGSVTEIHCYHPQPYYEPGQVHRRLVTPTFLALVHRCLIPGGLFVVQTDNPGYWKYIRAVAPVFFDFHERIGRWQDAPKGRTRREIVAMKKNLPVFRGSGTAKVGLSEDEAIKLAESLPSPIFDADRRLRDLDEMG; encoded by the coding sequence ATGTTCGTCCTGAGGGGCGTGACCGGTCGGACGGGCGGGCACGATCATGGTACACTAGTCGGAGGCGATTCCCAAACCGGGGTCGGGTTCACCGGCGGATTTCCCGAGATCATGAGCCACCTGCCACGCCGGACCGAGCGCGAATTCGGAGTTCCATTCCCGGGCGAGATCCTGCCCGCGGACCAGTGGGCTCAAACCGCCCTGAAGAAGATGCCGGACGGCCGCCTGAACTGGGCCGAGCTGTTCGGCCGGACCGCGCCCGTCGTCCTCGACCTCGGCTGCGGCAACGGCCGCTTCCTGATCGGCAGCGCCGTCGCGCGAAAGACCCACGACCACTTCGGGACCGACGTTCTACCCGTGGTCATTCGCTACGCGCGGAAGCGGGGCAACCAGCGCGGCCTCGCCAACATGCGGTTCGCTGTTCTCGGCGCGCACGAATTGCTAGAGAGGTACGTCGAGCCCGGCTCCGTGACCGAGATCCACTGCTACCACCCCCAACCCTACTACGAACCCGGGCAAGTCCACCGCCGCCTCGTTACGCCCACGTTCCTCGCTCTCGTTCACCGCTGCCTCATCCCCGGCGGCCTGTTCGTCGTCCAGACAGACAACCCAGGCTACTGGAAATACATCCGGGCCGTCGCGCCGGTGTTCTTCGACTTCCACGAGCGCATCGGCCGCTGGCAGGACGCCCCCAAGGGCCGCACCCGCCGCGAGATCGTCGCGATGAAAAAGAACCTGCCGGTCTTCCGCGGGTCCGGCACGGCGAAAGTCGGCCTGAGTGAAGACGAGGCCATCAAGCTCGCCGAATCGCTCCCGTCGCCCATCTTCGACGCCGACCGACGCCTGCGCGACCTGGACGAGATGGGGTAA
- the recN gene encoding DNA repair protein RecN encodes MLRELSVQNLALIEDVRVELAPGFCAWTGETGAGKSLLLGAIGLLLGERGTAEHIRAGQDELRVTGRFELTRPEQRVVAGDLLQTTLPDDELVLTRRLGRSGRSSALVNEQPVSVATLRRLGEMLVDVHGQRESYSLLQPAYQLELLDAFGKLTDLRQAYVTAADTVRDLRRRHKELTEARQTRLRELALARFERDELDAAGLKLGEWDAIQKEREKLLHAQSLCAFTGSVADRLYDAEGSVAVVLGRLIKEAGKWAGLDKRLADVAKRLETLKPEVQDLADTCRDLSESFEANPERLDEIESRLQAMKKLEAKYGKSIPDLITYRGTLDAKERDLRQQEDDLAGIDGTLRKAFAQLKDAAAVLGKGRAKVAKKLAAEAQKHLADLGMPKARLDALIEPVSLGDDPNVGDVPVAGTDHLELMLTANPGEPGRPLRKVASGGELSRTMLALKTVLAAHDPVRTLVVFDEIDANVGGRLGDVLGQKLSALGKSHQVLCVTHLPQVASYATHHWTIRKQSTAKRTSTTITHLTDRTARVEELAMMLRGEARSETTLKEAAEMLKAAAS; translated from the coding sequence ATGCTCCGCGAACTATCCGTACAGAATCTCGCGCTCATCGAAGACGTCCGGGTTGAGCTGGCACCGGGATTCTGCGCCTGGACGGGCGAGACCGGGGCCGGGAAGTCGCTCCTCCTCGGTGCGATCGGGCTCCTCCTCGGCGAACGGGGAACGGCCGAACACATCCGGGCGGGACAAGATGAACTTCGGGTGACCGGCCGATTTGAACTCACGCGACCGGAGCAACGAGTCGTGGCCGGCGACCTGTTGCAGACCACCCTCCCGGACGACGAACTCGTTTTGACGCGCCGGCTCGGTCGCTCGGGCCGCAGCTCCGCGCTCGTGAACGAACAGCCGGTCTCCGTCGCCACCCTCCGGCGGCTCGGCGAGATGCTGGTGGACGTCCACGGGCAGCGGGAGAGCTATTCACTGCTTCAGCCCGCTTACCAGCTCGAATTACTCGACGCCTTCGGCAAACTCACCGACTTGCGGCAGGCTTACGTGACCGCGGCCGACACGGTTCGCGACCTCCGCCGGCGGCACAAGGAACTGACCGAGGCTCGACAGACCCGCCTTCGCGAACTCGCCCTCGCCCGCTTCGAGCGGGACGAACTTGACGCGGCCGGGCTCAAGCTCGGCGAGTGGGACGCGATCCAAAAAGAGCGCGAGAAACTGCTCCACGCCCAATCGCTCTGCGCCTTCACCGGCTCGGTGGCCGACCGACTGTACGACGCCGAGGGGTCGGTCGCGGTCGTCCTCGGCCGACTCATCAAGGAAGCCGGCAAGTGGGCCGGGCTGGACAAGCGCCTCGCGGACGTGGCGAAGCGGCTCGAAACGCTCAAGCCCGAGGTGCAAGACCTCGCCGACACCTGCCGCGATCTGTCCGAGTCGTTTGAAGCGAATCCTGAGCGATTGGACGAGATCGAATCCCGGCTGCAGGCCATGAAGAAGTTGGAAGCGAAATACGGCAAATCGATCCCGGACTTGATTACCTATCGTGGTACCCTCGACGCGAAGGAACGCGACCTCCGGCAACAGGAAGACGACCTCGCCGGAATCGACGGGACACTGCGTAAGGCATTCGCCCAGTTGAAAGACGCCGCGGCGGTTCTCGGAAAGGGGCGGGCGAAAGTCGCAAAGAAACTGGCGGCCGAGGCGCAGAAGCACCTCGCGGATCTGGGCATGCCGAAGGCCCGGCTCGACGCCCTCATCGAGCCCGTCTCACTCGGCGACGACCCGAATGTCGGCGACGTGCCCGTGGCCGGCACCGACCACCTCGAACTGATGCTGACCGCGAACCCCGGCGAGCCCGGCCGGCCGCTCCGAAAGGTGGCGTCAGGGGGCGAGCTTTCGCGGACGATGCTGGCCCTCAAGACGGTCCTCGCCGCCCACGACCCGGTCCGCACGCTGGTCGTGTTCGACGAGATCGACGCGAACGTCGGCGGCCGGCTCGGCGACGTGCTGGGGCAGAAGCTGTCCGCCCTCGGCAAATCGCACCAGGTGCTTTGCGTCACGCACCTGCCGCAGGTGGCGAGTTATGCCACCCACCACTGGACGATCCGCAAGCAGTCGACCGCGAAGCGCACCTCCACGACGATCACCCACCTGACCGACCGGACCGCCCGTGTCGAAGAACTCGCGATGATGCTCCGCGGCGAGGCCCGGTCGGAGACAACGCTGAAAGAAGCGGCCGAAATGCTGAAGGCCGCCGCGAGCTGA